The sequence CCTAACGCGATCATATTTCCAACTCGGCGGAGAGTTGTTGCTTCTTCTGAATCGGAGAAATCctggtaatatttttttctcaagtttgttagattattttgtgttaagtttttgttaaatttttttcttggtgtaaaaattcatattttaaaatggatcaaagataaataaatttcatatttgtttggataaaaatttttttattggagaatttttttgttttgattaaatcaaatctatgttgaaataataatccaacatgataagataagaacttgagacatatatattttacttgtcCACGATTGTAAAATTCCACGGAAAAATTGTTCCATGATTTGTAgtgaatcaaagtttttaaaatatatgagatatataaataaatattaagtagaagcattcaaatcaaaatattaattccttagtttaacaatattatttcttgtctcttttatcatgttttgcataacatatatttttatttttatgggattttattgtagatataatggtgcaaacctttttcttatgttcataaattccatattttgctaatttttgttaacttggtaaaatttatgtaaatgaaaaaggatgccttttgatatttaaaaagttgatgaaattcaatgtaattcatcaacattttaggggttttagctttgcaatttcatacattcttttgaaaaattggtTTATTGAACTTCATATATCTTCTTTTTCCCCTAAGATTTATGTTGTTGTAATAGAAAATCTTGAGTAATAGATATGATGTAGATAATAAAACTactttgaaaacaaaagtaatgtgAACTAGTGTGGATAATAAAACACTAGTGTCGGATAATAAAAGCCCAGGTGGACTTtgtttttttgattgatttttgttaTGTATAAACCCTTGTAAAAATCTTGATATTATATTTAGTCCTTAATTTTTCACAACCAAATCATTGATGAAAATATAGTTTACTTAAGCCATAAAAAGAAAGTGAGATTTTTTGAATGCTCgaaaaaacttaaaaactttttaaaaatgattcGTACTACGATGATGTCTATTttaatgtgtgtgttttatCGGTCTGTAAATCaagattaaatatttgaatttattttaatgtgtgttatatatatatgtttgtaattgatgaatttattttcttaaagcaTTTGAAGAagctttgtaaaataaaaaaaatatagactcAATAATCACCTTTTTAggccttaatttttattatatgtttttataggTCTATTTTGGTTATAATTGCTTAAATGGATGAAATTATAGAAGAAGATCATGCAATGCTCTTGGCTGCGTATATAGTTACTCTACATCTCAACAACTTACTTTCTACAATTGGTTCATTTTTGGAGTTCTATGTCTTAAAGTTGAAAAATAGAAAGCGAAAGAGAAGAATGAGTTGTAGTTATGAGAGACATCTCATTAGGCAAGTCAATTTTAGGAGGATGGTGTTTGATTCGGATTTGACTTGTATGGAGAACATTAGGATGAATAGGGTAgcctttaataaattatgtgatATGCTTCAAACTATTGGTAGGCTTGTCccaacaaaaaatatgaatgtTGAGGAAATGGTTGCTTTATTCCTCTATATCCTTTCTCATCATGCTAAGAATAGGATTGTAAAAAGAGAATTTGTAAGGAGTGGAGAGACAATAAGTAGGCAATTTGGTCTTGTCTTACTCTTTGTATTGAGGTTGCATacagaattatttaaaaaaccagATCCCGTGCCTCAAGACTCCACAGACCTCCGATGGAAATGGTTTaaggtaaaaatatattttattcaatcaaacatttgttaatataatatttcaaatttgagCTAATTAATAAACTAATTATTGTGTTTCGcttaaaattttggaaattgtttAGGTGCTTTAGATGGGACTTATATAAAGGTCAATGTTCCCGAAGTTGACAAGCCTAGATACGGGGACAAGGAAAGGAGAAATTGCCACTAATATTCTAGGAGTGTGTTCACAAGATTTTGCAATTCATATACATATTACACGGGTGGGAAGGTTCTCTGATGATTCTAGGGTACTACGAAGTGCACTTTCTACGACAAATGGTTTAAAAGTTCCTCAAGGTAATAATCGCTTATGTTCTCAAACTAGCATACCAATAGTGAGAcatttatcattttaaatttaaaaaacttaaaaactttTTATCTTGAGGTTTTTACTATCTTTTGTGATCACGGGTTATACTGAATGGGAGAGGATTCTTAGTTTTCATATAGAGGCCAGCGTTACCATTTTGAATGAATGGAGACAAAACAATCATCCACAATCAAAGAAGAATTGTTCAACTACAAACACTCAAGTGCACGGAATGTTATTGAAAGGTGTTTTGGACTGTTGAAAATGAGATGGGCAATACTTAGAGATAGGTCTTGGTACCCAGTTAAAACACATTGTCGAATTATAAGTGCATGTGCACTGCTACATAATCATATTAGGAGGGAGATGGCTCTTGATCCACTAGAGACTGAATTGGATGAGTCATATCACGGATTTCGAACCTTTTCTCAAATGTACAAAGTATCCAATACATTGAGGCTTCCAATGCATGGACAACTTTTTAGAGACAACTTGGCTCAAGAAATGTGGAATGAATGGCAAAGCTTCTAGGGAATCAAGCTTGAATTAAGTTTTTGcttttttgttattatctttAAGGGCAATTGTTACCATATGTTTAATGACTTTTGGGTGGTCTATGTAATTTTGGaaaacattttatataattGAGAGTTATCTCAATCTATGCAGTTTTCCTTTTTATCAATGAAAATATTGTGTTTAtccattatttatgaaaattgttttattatgttatctatgtttatacattatttatgaaagtgtttttatgaatttatttatgaaatgtaTAAATTACTAGTTTTAGTGGTGACAATGTTTGATTTCTTATAGATGGAGAATTTAACAAGTCAAGCAGGTGTAAAgacaaacaagagaaacaacCATCAGTGGACTCGGGGAAggacaaaattttaattgaatgtTGCTTGGAGCTTGTAACCAAGGTTGGAGAGCGATAATGGCTTCAAGACGAGGATATTTGAGTCAACTACAAAAAAATGGATGGCTGAAAAGATCCCCAACTGCAAAATCATGGGTTATCCTCATATTAAATCTAGGATGAGGACACTTAAATCACAATTTAGAGAACTAAAGGAGATGAGGAGCCAATCTGGGTTTGGATGGGATGATGCAAACAAATGTGTAACCTGTGAGGATGATGTATGGTATTCTTGGTTGAAGGTAATATGCAATTCATCTATAGTAGGAAttttacaattatgtttttatgcGCAATGTTGCTAATAACTACTTATAATGCAGAGTCACAAAGAGGCCGCTGGACTTAGAAACAAGCACTTCCCTTACTTTGATGAGCTAGCAATCATTTTTGGGAAGGATCAAGCAACTGGAGATGGAGCAGAATTTGCAAGTGAATCTGTGGAAGCTTTAGAAAGGGAGAACTTAACACTCACAGCAGCCAAAGCAGCTTCTGAAGCTCATgaagcaatgaaaaacatggtTGAAGATGACTACTTTAGTGTGGATATTGAGTTAGAAAATGAGTGTGTCTTCATCTCTGAAAATGCTTGCGATGACTCCTCAAATGCTTCATGCAAAAAAAGTAAGGCACAAGAGAAAATGCAAGGTGAATTAAGTGTTCCTccaaaaaaacagaagaaacaGAGATCAACTAAGGATCCAATTGACGATTCCTTCTCCAAGCACATGGAAAGATTTTACGATATTTGTGATGGAGCAAAGCAAGAGATAGGTAAAGTGGCAACCTATTTCCAACACTTGAAtgcaaatatagaaaaaaagacACTTCTCTATGAGAGCATCACAAAACTCAATGGTTTAACTAAGGAAGAGGCAGTTCAAGCTATTGGCAAAATTTCAGCAGATAGAGGCAAAACtgaatccttttttttatttccagaTGATGATGCGAGGTTGATTTATCTGAAGAGTGTTTTTAGATGGTGTCATCtaaatgttttgtttaatttttgtttctttggttttgtgatttggacatatttttatgtttttggataattaaaaacaatatgtcTAGACTTTGTCGTACTTTTTGAGTTTGGATTATGAATTTATGGTAATACTTTGAGCTATTTATTAATGTGTGATTGTTCATATGGAATGTGTCATGAATATTTGTTGGATAATATCAATCAAGGCAATAGATGTAAGacttgaaacaaataaaaattgtatgaTGGACAATTAGGAACACATGGTGGTTTAAATCTATATAGTGtactaaaaacataaaaaaacccatttgatttttaatttatgaagaataggttaattattatttggactaagttaataatattattagagttgaataaaaacccaaatttagtaactataacaactaagggcaaaaatgagaataaacctaattttacattgaaaacaagttcataccaaacgtgggaattaagtttgcatgcaaagtaattacaattttgattgggATAACCAAAcgttgtaatgttattttgcgggtaaagtaattgcatgcaaagtctttccctgcaaagactttacatgcaattactttcctTGCAAAATGCCAAACAGGACCTTATTAAATTGAAACCACTCATAACAAGGCGGATCAATAAGAGATGAGACTataagaaaataggaaaaaaaaactgataGCAAAACCATAGCATCTTAGATTTGCCACCGCCGATGGGGATGGACACATATCACACTCGAGCGAGAcaaaaattataagaattaaGCTTCAGAGAAGCAGCAGATTTGCACACCTGATGAAATTCTTGGAGGTGATTCCACGGGCTTTGATTGAGGCTCCAATCAAGCTACTACGGGTTAcataaatcaaaaaaatcaaattgaggaaatttttcagtgaacaaacacaagaaaaaaacaaaaaaacaaaacaaattggtAAGAGGATGAATGCCTGGATGAGAATACCAAGCAGCGCCGAGAATAGAGACAACAATGGAGACGGCGATCACAATTGAAGAGAATGTGTAAGGAGAGATCCGCATCAATGCCTGCGAGCGCGAGCTCGATTTCGATTTCGGTAAAaacctaaaataataataatatttattaaaaaaaacacaaatgtcCATATATCAACAGCGTGTAAGGTATCCAAGAAATTATAAGAATTAAGCTTCAGAGAAGCAGCAGATTTGCACACCTGATGAAATTCTTGGAGGTGATTCCACGGGCTTTGATTGAAGCTCCAATCAAGCTACTACCGATTAcataaatcaaaaatcaaacttgaaaaaaaaaggaaattttcagcgaacaaacacaagaaaaacaaaaacaaaacaaattggtAAGAGGATGAATGCCGGGATGAGAATACCAAGCAGCGCCGAGAATAGAGACAACAATGGAAACGACGATCCCGATTGAAGAGAATGTGTAAGGAGAGATTCGCATCAATGCCTGCGAGcgcgagctcgagctcgaagACGCGGTTGAGCATGGATTCGAGGGAGAGGAGGAGAGGTTTGGGGTGGAGGGTCGGAGGTGGGCGGAGAGGGATCGTGAGAGAAGGCGGATAGCGGATCGGGAATCGGAGACGGCGCGGAGGAAGGGATCGATGGGGAGTGAGCCGATCTGGGTGAGGGATTGAGAGGCTTGGGAGCATCGATCGAGGGAGGATTGGAGATCAAGGCAGTGGAATTCGAGACGATAGAGTTTGCGAGAGAGGTCGCCGTCGCGGAGGAGTTTGCGGGAGAGTTCAGCGGCTGCGAGGCGCCATTCATCGGAGTCGAAGGAGGGGACGGGGGTGCGGCGGGTTAGGGAGTGGAAGATAGAGCGGAAGAGGCGGCTAGGGCTGGAAGCGGTGAGGTCAAGGGGATTTTGGAGATCTAGggtttattaaaaacatatttttttatctaccAATCAAAGCAGGCCAAATGGCCACTCAAGAACACTTGAATGAATAGTATAAGTTAGGGGATAGAATTaatattaagtatatatgtgtttatttattaaacatttatttaattatatttatttgtatatgagGCTATTTACTTTAGCATGCTAGaggaaaaattagtttttgaaagtttttttaaattaaatttgagcAAACCTTTGGGAATAGGGATGGCAATAGGGTGAGGCAGAGGCTCCACCATCCCCGCCCCAGATGGTAATGGGGTGGGGTGGGCCAAGGCATGCCTTTACCATCCCCCCCTGAcctgactcttttttttttataatcacaCACCCCATCTTGCCCCGCTCATAGTtacaaataagtaaataaaattcctaaaaaaatttttaaaataaattttttataaaacatatctatacatactattgaagtagatgtataatctacttcGAGAGggattcaagaaaaaaatttatttattttttataatttttaagtttttaattatattactttgagAGCATTTCAaaggtgtaattaatatttttcaattattaatattataagtaatataaataaaaaataaaaaattataaaaaaataaaataaaataaaatattttcttgaaaTTCTCTCGatgtagattatacatctactttaataatatgtataggtatgtttttaaaaaaattattttaaaaatatttttaggaattttagtTACTTATTTGTAACTATGAGCAGGGCAGGATGGGGCGTGCGGTTTATGAAAAAAAGGGGACAGGGCGGGGATGGTAAAGGCGTGCCCTGGCCAACCCTGCCCCATTACCACCTGAGGCGGGGATGGTAGAGCCCAGCCTAgccccattgccatccctattcCCAAAGGTTTgctcaaatttaattaaaagtttttttaaaaactaatttttcctCTTGCAAGCTAAAGCAAATAGCctcatatacaaataaatataattaaataaatgtttaataaataaatacattcatATATAATCACTATTCCAAAGCATGGGCCATGAGTCCTGATTATTTACccataataaattataaaacacataaattaaaaaaaataaaaagcctgGCTACcttaaattacaaatacaaaaaatataatttaacaataCTCGGTCTATCATTTAGAAGAGATGTGAGTTTAATTTCTCTTGGTCGTGCTATCCATTTTCAATAAactctccatcttcaagaatatTTCTCAGTTATACTGCTTGAGAGGCACATGTTACTACTGCTACAAATTTAGCCTCACTAGTTGAAAGAATAACAATATATTGCTTCTTTGATGACCACGAGATAGCTCCAAAACCCATCATAAATACATAATCGGATGTGTTTTTTCGATCATCTAAATCTCCTGCATTATCACTATCTGTAAATCCAATCAGATCTGACATCTCTCCTTTTTTGTATAATATTTCATAATCTATTGTACTTTGTAGGTATCGCAAAATTCGTTTTGCGGCCATGAATGTACCTCTTTTGGATTTTCCATGAATCTACTAATGAGACTTACAACAAACAAAATGTCGGGCCTTATAACAGTTAAATACATCAAACTTCCAATAATTTGCTTGTAAAAAGTGTTGTCAACCTTGTTTCCTTCTGAGTTTTTAACAATATTCAAACCCGTCTCAACAGGAGTACAAACCGGATTACAATCTTGCATTCAAAACCTGGTCAGGATATCatgcacatatttttttttgagaaataaaaatacctaaagaAGATTGGATAACTTCTATACCCAGAAAGTAATGCATTAAACCAAGGTCAGACATATCAAATTAATTCAGTCATCATGGAAATCTTAAACTGCTCAATTATCACTTTGTTGTTGCTAGTATAGATTAAGTAATCCACATATGAGCAGACTATGAGTACCTTTCTCCTCCAGcttcaaatttcataaaaagtTTATGTTCATAGTGAcacttatgaaattttttttctttaaaaagtaAGCTTCTATGTGACTATATCATGCCCGTGGAGCTTACTTTAATCCATAGAggcatagagagctttcttcaATTTATACACTTTATGCTCATCCCCTGCTTTAACATAACCCAAAGATTGATCAACAAATATTTGCTCTTCTAATTCTCCATGTAGAAAGGCCGATTTTACATCTAGCTAAAATATTGACCATGTATTTTGAGCCGCTAATGCAACCATAAGTCTGATAGTGTCAAGCCTTGCAACTGGAGCAAAGACCTTTTTATAATCTATACCAAATTCTTGCTTATAACCTTTTGCAACCAATCGTGCCTTATACTTGTCAATCTCACCTTTctcatttaattttgttttatataccCACTTTAAACCAATggttttttttgcctttttttggGAAGTTCAGTCAACTCCCAcgttttattattttcaatggaTGCAATTTTATTATCCATAGTGATGCGGGCGTATTGAGGAGCAAGCCTGGGCCTTTTTGGACAAATGTGACATGGCCTAacaggggtattttggtaatttttcaagcggtggaattttgatatttaatggTCCTACTTGATGGAAAACGGGTCAACGAGCACAAGTCACTAGCATTGCTTGTGAGTCATGCTGGTGTTTGGCCTAATTCCATCATCTTTGCTTCAAAAACAAGGATTTTACcattttaggaaagatttgatttgattatatctttggCTACAAATCTCGGATTTTTACGCCTTTTTGAGcattagctttattttgttaagtactttattttcttgctgtaaattgaaaaaatgccgtttttggcaAATTTTCGATTTGTCTCCTTTTTAAGGTTATTTTATCGAttttcttgggtctatttattgtaagcccttAGGCTAAGTTGAGTAGTtgattttaatgaaataaaagtgtttttttttgtgtttcctCTAAATTCTtgggtattcttagactaaacaggaTTTAGGTTTCTATTTCATTGTTGACTTGGGTATTCATAGACTAAACAAGTCCTTAACCTTGCCCCTGCTGCGTCACATAGCCTTTTTCCACTTTGAATGTTGGACAACTTCTTCAAAAGATAAAGGATCACAAtctgaaaataaagcaaagtgaGTAGCAAGGTCTTCAGATTGGTTGAAATTTGTTACCTTATAATCTGTTATCCGAGCCGACCATTTTCAAACATGAGTAAGTGGGGTATCTGTTATTGTTTGTGTTACTTCAGTAGTAGTAGAGGCTTCATTAGTTGAACTTTCTTGATGTTGGACttgttctcctttttctttggcTTCATCACTAATTATAATTGAAGTAGGTTGCTGCTTACTCCAATTCCAAGTGCTCtcctcatcaaaaataacatccCTATTCACCACAATTTTCTTTGTCAGTGGATCATACAATTTAAAAGCTTTGGATATTTTACTAATCCCAAGAAAAACACACTTTTGCCCCTTATCatcaagtttttttcttttctcatatgGAATATGTGCATATACAATGcaaccaaaaattttgaagtgatcTATTGCTAGTCTTCTTCCACTTCATGCTTCTTCTGGTGGTTTATTTTGAACAACAAAAGTAGAACTTCTATTTAAGTATGAATGCTCTAATTCACTGATTCTGGCCAAAAGTTCTTCGGAATTCTGCCCTTTGTTAACAACGTTCGAATCATATTGAGGATGGTTTGATTTTTCCTTTATGATACACCATTATGTTGTGGGGAATAGAAAGCTGTGAGCTCTCTTCGGATGCCATGATCATTATAAAAACTTTCAAAGTTTTTTGAGCAGTACTCTCCTCCATGATCAATGCGAATTGTTTTAATAGGTTTCCCATTTTCACTTTCAATATATGCCTTGAAGCTTTTAAATGCACTAAAAGCTTCTGATTTctcttgtaaaaaaataaacccaagtttTCTGAGAATAATCATCagtgaaagtaataaaatatcttttagcTCCATTAGAAGTAAGATTTATTAGTCCACAAATATCAGAGTGAACAAGTTCTAGAACATCTTTTGCTCTCCAATACTTTCCTTGAGGGAAAGAAGTAAGATGTTATTTGCCAACAACATACTCTTTACAAACTTGGGAGGGAACAATAATCTTAGGAAGCCCTATCACCATATCTTTTTCTTGTAGTGCCTTCAATTCACAAAAACTCAAGTGACCATATTGATAATGCCATAGCAATGAAAAGTCTTTTGCTTTAGCTATCATACAAGGTTGAGCGCATTCAATGTTTATAGGAAATAACCTATTTGAATTCATGGACACAATTGCAATTGCACCTCTACAAGGATCATATATTTCATAACTACCCTTTTGAATAGCAATTGTATATACCTTCTCTTGCAACTGACCCGCACTCAACAAGTTACTTTTCAAGTCAAGAACATAAAATACGTTACAAATTTTTCCTATAAAACCaatattggtttttatattaatatcaccCTTTCCTATTACATTCAACGTAGAGCAATTTCTAAAGCTAACAGTAGAGTGAAAATCTTCATTTAAGTAAGAAAAGAAGGACTTACTTCCACACATATGGTTGCTACAACCAGTGCCCACAAACCAAATATCTAACTTGTAAGATTCCTGACTATCTTGAATTGCCATTAGTAAAGTCTTCACTTCTTTATTTTCtgcaaaatttgacttttctccTTTGTCTTTGTCATTGGGTAGCTTGGTGTAATATTCAGAAAGGTAATGACCAAATCGATGACATCTAAAACACTCAATCTTAGATTTATCAAACTGTTGACCCCGTCC comes from Dioscorea cayenensis subsp. rotundata cultivar TDr96_F1 chromosome 15, TDr96_F1_v2_PseudoChromosome.rev07_lg8_w22 25.fasta, whole genome shotgun sequence and encodes:
- the LOC120277602 gene encoding uncharacterized protein LOC120277602; amino-acid sequence: MAEKIPNCKIMGYPHIKSRMRTLKSQFRELKEMRSQSGFGWDDANKCVTCEDDVWYSWLKSHKEAAGLRNKHFPYFDELAIIFGKDQATGDGAEFASESVEALERENLTLTAAKAASEAHEAMKNMVEDDYFSVDIELENECVFISENACDDSSNASCKKSKAQEKMQGELSVPPKKQKKQRSTKDPIDDSFSKHMERFYDICDGAKQEIGPY